In one Grus americana isolate bGruAme1 chromosome 1, bGruAme1.mat, whole genome shotgun sequence genomic region, the following are encoded:
- the ETFBKMT gene encoding electron transfer flavoprotein beta subunit lysine methyltransferase, translating into MAFCGWKRLLLVGRQNTFAKAWRSRRGGPSLRWKRCCHWSAGKSLDPEVRAFLEENTEVTSSGHLTPEIRLRLLTPRCRFWREKPDLWPYGDPFWAIYWPGGQALSRYILDNPHVVKGRSVLDLGSGCGATAIAAVMSGASHVLANDIDPIAGTAMILNCELNHLNPFPIIIKNIINSEAGNWDLIVLGDMFYDEQLADDLHHWLRKCIRIQQTEVLIGDPGRYQFLSHSIRSQLHKVIEYSLPEYTRQENNGLTSSIVWSYQPSNSSENC; encoded by the exons ATGGCCTTCTGCGGCTGGAAGCGGCTCCTCCTCGTGGGCAGGCAGAACACCTTTGCCAAGGcttggaggagcaggaggggaggcCCCTCTCTGCGCTGGAAGCGCTGCTGCCATTGGAGCGCCGGCAAGTCTCTGGACCCCGAGGTGAGAGCGTTTCTGGAGGAGAACACGGAGGTCACCAGCAGCGGGCACCTCACGCCAGAGATACGACTGCGCCTCCTCACCCCTCGCTGCAGGTTCTGGAGGGAAAAACCTGACCTGTGGCCGTATGGGGACCCGTTCTGGGCAATTTACTGGCCAGGAGGCCAAGCCCTCTCCAG gtatATTTTAGATAATCCACATGTTGTTAAAGGACGTTCGGTTTTGGATCTTGGAAGTGGATGTGGAGCAACAGCAATAGCTGCTGTGATGAGCGGTGCATCACACGTCCTTGCCAATGACATTGACCCTA TTGCAGGAACAGCAATGATCTTGAACTGTGAACTGAACCACCTGAATCCCTTCCCCATCATCATTAAGAACATCATTAATTCAGAGGCTGGCAACTGGGACCTCATTGTTCTAGGAGATATGTTTTATGATGAACAACTTGCTGATGATCTGCATCACTGGCTGAGGAAATGCATCAGGATTCAGCAAACTGAAGTGCTGATTGGTGACCCTGGCAGGTATCAGTTTTTAAGTCACAGCATTCGCAGTCAATTGCACAAAGTTATAGAATATTCACTTCCTGAGTACACTAGACAAGAAAACAATGGATTAACATCAAGTATCGTCTGGAGTTATCAGCCCTCAAATAGCTCAGAAAACTGTTGA